Proteins co-encoded in one Plasmodium berghei ANKA genome assembly, chromosome: 11 genomic window:
- a CDS encoding subtilisin-like protease 1 has translation MRTVFIYACIISLVLRTIPAHNDLMSKEKENKEKDVHKIIEDLRFLEKVDAILENSNMTIDDVKADADAYNPDEDAPKEELNKIEMEKKKAEEEAKNSKKKILERYLLDEKKKKSLRLIVSENHATSPSFFEESLIQEDFMSFIQSKGEIVNLKNLKSMIIELNSDMTDKELEAYITLLKKKGAHVESDELVGADSIYVDIIKDAVKRGDTSINFKKMQSNMLEVENKTYEKLNNNLKKSKNSYKKSFFNDEYRNLQWGLDLARLDDAQEMITTNSVETTKICVIDSGIDYNHPDLKGNIYVNLNELNGKEGIDDDNNGIIDDIYGVNYVNNTGDPWDDHNHGSHVSGIISAIGNNSIGVVGVNPSSKLVICKALDDKKLGRLGNIFKCIDYCINKKVNIINGSFSFDEYSTIFSSTIEYLARLGILFVVSSSNCSHPPSSIPDITRCDLSVNSKYPSVLSTQYDNMVVVANLKKKINGEYDISINSFYSDIYCQVSAPGANIYSTASRGSYMELSGTSMAAPHVAGIASIILSINPDLTYKQVVNILKNSVVKLSSHKNKIAWGGYIDILNAVKNAISSKNSYIRFQGIRMWKSKKRN, from the coding sequence atgcGAACAGTTTTTATCTATGCTTGTATCATAAGCTTGGTTTTGCGTACAATACCAGCACATAATGATTTAATGagtaaagaaaaagaaaataaagaaaaagatgtacacaaaataatagaagATTTGCGGTTTTTAGAAAAGGTTGATGcaattttagaaaatagTAACATGACAATTGATGATGTTAAAGCAGATGCAGATGCATATAATCCAGATGAAGATGCGCCAAAagaagaattaaataaaatagaaatggaaaagaaaaaagctGAAGAAGAAGCAAAaaattctaaaaaaaaaatattagaaagatatttattagatgaaaaaaaaaaaaaatctttAAGGTTAATTGTTAGTGAAAATCATGCAACTAGTCCATCATTTTTTGAAGAATCACTTATTCAAGAAGATTTTATGTCATTTATTCAAAGTAAAGGAGAAAttgtaaatttaaaaaatttaaaatccATGATAATAGAATTAAATTCAGATATGACAGATAAAGAATTAGAGGCCTATATaacattattaaaaaaaaaaggagcTCATGTAGAATCTGATGAATTAGTAGGAGCTGATTCTATATATGTAGACATAATAAAAGATGCAGTAAAAAGAGGAGATACAtctataaattttaaaaagatGCAATCAAATATGTTAGAAgtagaaaataaaacatatgaaaaattaaataataatttaaaaaaatcgaaaaattcatataaaaaatcgtTTTTTAATGATGAATACAGAAATTTGCAATGGGGTTTAGATTTAGCTCGTTTAGATGATGCTCAAGAAATGATAACAACTAATTCAGTTGAAACtacaaaaatatgtgtAATAGATAGTGGTATAGATTATAATCATCCAGATTTAAAaggtaatatatatgtaaatttaaatgaattaaatgGAAAAGAAGGTATAGATGACGATAATAATGGAATAATTGATGATATATATGGTGTGAATTATGTAAATAACACAGGAGATCCATGGGATGATCATAATCATGGATCTCATGTTTCAGGAATAATTTCAGCAATTGGAAATAATTCTATTGGAGTAGTTGGAGTAAATCCAAGTTCCAAACTAGTTATTTGTAAAGCTTtagatgataaaaaattaggTAGATTaggtaatatatttaaatgtatTGATTATTGTATTAATAAGAAggttaatattattaatggAAGTTTTTCTTTTGATGAATATAGTACTATATTTAGTTCAACTATAGAATATTTAGCACGATTGggaattttatttgttgtTTCTTCAAGTAACTGTTCACATCCCCCATCTTCTATTCCAGATATAACTAGATGTGATTTATCTGTTAATTCTAAATATCCATCAGTACTTTCAACACAATATGACAATATGGTTGTTGTTGCAAActtaaaaaagaaaataaatggtGAGTATGATATTTCTATAAACTCTTTTTATAGTGATATTTATTGTCAAGTTTCAGCACCAGGCgcaaatatttattctaCTGCTAGTCGTGGCTCATATATGGAATTAAGCGGAACATCTATGGCTGCTCCTCATGTTGCTGGAATTGCTTCgattattttatcaattaATCCAGATTTAACGTATAAACAAgttgtaaatattttaaaaaattcagttgtaaaattatcttctcataaaaataaaattgcaTGGGGTGgttatatagatatattaaatgcCGTAAAAAATGCTATATCTTCAAAGAACTCGTACATAAGATTTCAAGGAATTCGCATGTggaaaagtaaaaaaagaaattaa
- a CDS encoding protein CAF40, putative, with the protein MMNDNGLNNSHKMNNTNNSTIGSNRNAMFQNRGGVNQNSANPNISIGTSNNIHHIATQGNTNNNMVGQGINNYNVSGINIHNMGNNVGMSNSKMNNNNNNNNNINNVNNGEIGMTNNFNNAHVNPGSSIRVAPNDDEEKKKIYQLIFDLCFSEKRESALLELSRKREKYNDIAPVLWNSFGTITTLLQEIVSIYPQLSPPLLTTSSSNRVCNSLALLQCVASHPETKQHFLNAHIPLFLYPFLNAESKNRPFEYLRLTSLGVIGALVKVDNPDVINFLLQTEIIPLCLRIMETGSELSKTVATFIVQKILIDELGLNYICATPERFYAVSTVLSNMVNALIENPSSRLLKHIVRCYLRLSENPRALEALKCCLPDSLKHINKAFIPCLKEDPYTKKWLIQLLYNINNAEQTQNVPNHLNALNNIHIHHVAPQTISTPHPVNPNNHINTLPKNNYNNIPQNMNDTIIQENNNNIKNNNSGNKNNPNNYKDQNNTSNAGANSNNNINNNNNNINNNNNINNNNNNINNNNNINNNNNINNNNNNNINNNNNNINNNNNNNNNNNISNVANKSNHSKSEPSNITSTMLSNNNQHNTNSQNVSTPNINNPKTSSTNNDNITKNIAMSGNNNSSSINVGNNNIEVFNTSNNAEIETVPTNTSSNTSSTSANVDTTVATNNSK; encoded by the coding sequence atgatgaatGACAATGGTTTGAATAATAGCCATAAAATGAACAACACAAACAATTCTACTATTGGGAGTAATAGAAATGCTATGTTTCAAAATCGTGGAGGAGTTAATCAAAACTCTGCAAATCCAAATATTTCAATTGGAACATCAAATAATATCCACCATATAGCAACACAAggaaatacaaataataatatggtTGGGCAAGGAATTAACAATTATAATGTCAGTGGTATTAACATCCATAATATGGGGAACAATGTTGGGATGAGCAATtcaaaaatgaataataataacaataataataataatattaataatgtaaataatgGAGAAATTGGAATgacaaataattttaacaatGCTCATGTAAATCCAGGATCTTCTATTCGTGTTGCACCAAATgatgatgaagaaaaaaaaaaaatatatcaattaaTATTTGATTTATGTTTTTCTGAAAAAAGAGAAAGTGCATTATTAGAACTATCACgaaaaagggaaaaatataatgacaTTGCACCAGTATTATGGAATTCTTTTGGAACTATAACGACCTTATTGCAAGAAATTGTGTCGATATATCCACAATTATCGCCACCTTTGTTAACAACATCTTCATCAAATCGAGTTTGTAATTCATTGGCTTTGTTACAATGTGTTGCTTCACATCCAGAAACAAAacaacattttttaaatgcaCATATCccactatttttatatccatttttaAATGCAGAATCAAAGAATAGACCGTTTGAATATTTACGTCTAACGTCTCTTGGGGTTATTGGTGCATTAGTTAAAGTCGATAATCCAGatgtaataaattttttattacaaacTGAAATTATACCCTTATGTTTACGAATCATGGAAACTGGAAGTGAGTTATCTAAAACTGTTGCTACATTTATTgttcaaaaaattttaatagaTGAATTAggattaaattatatatgcgCAACACCCGAAAGATTTTATGCTGTTTCAACAGTTTTATCAAATATGGTTAATGCATTAATTGAAAATCCATCATCAAGATTGTTGAAACATATAGTTCGTTGTTATTTAAGACTATCTGAAAATCCAAGAGCTTTAGAAGCATTAAAATGTTGTTTACCCGATTCTTtgaaacatataaataaagctTTTATTCCATGTCTTAAAGAAGATccatatacaaaaaaatggttAATTCAATTactttataatattaacaatgCTGAACAAACACAAAATGTTCCAAATCATCTTAATGCactaaataatattcatattcaTCATGTCGCCCCACAAACTATCTCGACCCCTCACCCTGTAAATCCAAATAACCATATTAATACGTTACCAAAAAATaactataataatattccaCAAAATATGAATGATACTATAATtcaagaaaataataacaatatcaaaaataataattcaggaaataaaaataatcccaataattataaggatcaaaataatacatcTAATGCCGGTGCAAATTCGaataacaatattaataataataataacaatattaataataataacaatattaataataataataacaatattaataataataacaatattaataataataacaatattaataataacaacaataacaatattaataataataataacaatattaataataataataataataacaataataataatatttctaaCGTAGCTAATAAGTCAAATCATTCAAAATCAGAACCAAGCAATATAACATCCACTATGctttcaaataataatcaaCATAATACAAATTCACAAAATGTTTCTACACCCAATATTAATAACCCCAAAACGAGTTCTacaaataatgataatataacaaaaaatattgccATGTCAggcaataataatagtagtTCAATTAATGTtggtaataataatattgaagtTTTTAATACATCTAACAATGCAGAGATAGAAACAGTTCCAACAAATACATCTAGTAACACATCCTCTACTTCTGCTAATGTAGATACTACTGTGGCTACTAACAAtagtaaataa